In Mongoliitalea daihaiensis, one DNA window encodes the following:
- a CDS encoding RecQ family ATP-dependent DNA helicase has product MQERAYQILQQFFGYSEFRPAQLGIVMAALNGKDCLALLPTGGGKSICFQVPALAMEGICVVVSPLIALMKDQVDNLRKRGVLASAIYSGMSRREIDTVLDNCIYGNYKFLYVSPERLKSELFIERFKKMKVCLLAIDEAHCISQWGYDFRPPYLEIAVIRQWHPQVPCMALTASATLQVKQDIIDRLELKEPEVFVRSFSRKNLSYTVRFAENKLEQGIRILQKVPGTAIIYARNRKGTKDLAGLLNQAGISATFYHAGLPGEVRESRQQEWKANKVRVMVATNAFGMGIDKPDVRLVLHLDLPENLENYYQEAGRAGRDEQKAYAVLLTNEQDLKVLQDRAAITYPPIDYLRKVYQCLANYYRMAVGSGRMVSFDFDVQDFCQTYSLELLLTYNAMKVLQEEGFIELNESFFAPSKIKFSVSHARLYEFQIAHAKLDPLIKVLLRTYGGELFGEFMSVQEQKLAKAMQISESALIHGLQQLDKLGVLAYDQRKDKPQVTFLTERFDAGKLPLQTKRIADRRQNAVEKAAALVAYVGNTTVCRANQISHYFGEVSDHSCGICDVCVQKKKQEGDHYVQVKNKIIQTLQQGKGFSMHTLEEVTGLKKEKDTLEVLRDLSDEGLIVEEPSGHYKLKN; this is encoded by the coding sequence ATGCAAGAGCGGGCCTATCAAATTCTTCAACAGTTTTTTGGGTATTCGGAATTCCGTCCGGCCCAATTGGGGATTGTTATGGCCGCTTTGAATGGGAAGGATTGTTTGGCATTGTTGCCAACTGGTGGGGGGAAGTCTATCTGTTTTCAAGTGCCAGCTCTTGCTATGGAGGGCATTTGTGTGGTGGTCAGTCCATTGATTGCGCTGATGAAGGATCAAGTGGATAATCTCCGGAAAAGAGGAGTGTTAGCCTCGGCTATTTATTCAGGGATGAGCAGGCGGGAAATTGATACAGTCCTAGACAATTGTATTTACGGCAATTACAAATTTCTCTACGTTTCCCCTGAGCGACTCAAGTCAGAGTTATTTATCGAGCGATTTAAAAAGATGAAGGTCTGCTTGCTTGCCATCGATGAAGCCCATTGTATTTCTCAATGGGGTTATGATTTCCGTCCACCCTATTTAGAGATTGCAGTCATTCGTCAATGGCATCCTCAAGTACCCTGCATGGCACTCACTGCCTCTGCCACTCTACAGGTGAAACAGGACATCATCGATCGGTTGGAATTAAAGGAACCAGAGGTTTTTGTACGTTCATTTTCCCGCAAAAACCTGAGTTATACCGTTCGTTTTGCAGAAAACAAACTGGAACAAGGCATACGGATTCTTCAAAAAGTCCCAGGCACGGCCATTATATATGCCCGCAACCGGAAAGGAACCAAAGACTTGGCGGGGCTATTGAATCAAGCAGGGATTTCAGCAACTTTTTATCATGCAGGCTTGCCCGGGGAAGTTCGAGAAAGCAGGCAGCAAGAATGGAAGGCCAATAAAGTCCGAGTCATGGTAGCTACCAATGCCTTCGGAATGGGGATTGATAAACCGGATGTGCGCTTGGTCCTCCACTTGGATCTACCCGAAAACTTGGAAAATTACTACCAAGAAGCGGGTCGTGCAGGTCGCGATGAGCAAAAAGCCTATGCAGTCTTATTGACCAACGAACAAGATTTGAAAGTCCTTCAGGACCGTGCCGCAATTACCTATCCTCCTATAGATTATCTTAGGAAAGTATACCAATGCTTGGCTAACTACTATCGTATGGCCGTCGGGAGTGGGCGCATGGTGAGTTTTGATTTTGATGTGCAGGATTTTTGCCAAACGTATTCCCTTGAATTATTACTGACATACAATGCCATGAAAGTCCTGCAAGAAGAGGGCTTTATAGAACTCAATGAAAGTTTTTTTGCCCCTTCAAAGATTAAATTTTCTGTCAGTCATGCAAGGTTATATGAGTTTCAGATTGCCCATGCGAAGTTAGATCCTTTGATAAAAGTGTTATTGAGAACCTATGGTGGAGAGCTATTTGGTGAGTTTATGTCTGTTCAGGAACAAAAGCTGGCTAAAGCTATGCAAATCTCTGAGTCAGCTCTTATACATGGCTTGCAGCAATTAGATAAATTGGGTGTATTAGCTTATGATCAACGCAAAGATAAACCCCAGGTCACCTTTTTGACAGAGCGCTTTGATGCGGGTAAATTGCCTTTGCAGACTAAAAGGATTGCCGATCGTAGACAAAACGCCGTTGAAAAAGCGGCCGCCTTGGTGGCTTATGTAGGAAATACTACTGTCTGTAGAGCCAATCAGATTTCTCATTATTTTGGAGAAGTATCGGATCATTCTTGTGGGATTTGTGATGTATGCGTTCAGAAGAAAAAACAAGAAGGGGACCATTACGTACAGGTAAAAAATAAGATAATTCAAACTTTACAGCAGGGTAAAGGGTTTTCTATGCATACACTGGAGGAGGTTACGGGTTTGAAAAAGGAAAAAGACACGCTTGAAGTCTTGCGTGATCTGTCGGATGAGGGCCTAATCGTAGAGGAACCCAGTGGACACTATAAATTAAAAAACTAA
- a CDS encoding ComEC/Rec2 family competence protein: protein MKFAEYPFVRYLPFFVGGIILSPSLSPNTQGWLGEILLIAFGCFCLLIFIHRVKGIYHHKGLTPFLAYVQLVLLGMWIQSQRHQLQERQVSLPVDGIVGYTAVVIDHQQTKPNSKLNRVRAKEIYYLDTMIRTDVEVLLYHRVDTLLVPGSLVWISQGFDRIEAPLNPQEFDYQRFMSRQGVHFRQFLSDELFIIGHVSEQPIERFFQNLRFRIQQAFEAHFDNHQAKQIANALLLGQKKDLDKEVSDAYATAGAMHILAVSGLHVGIIYGFFFLLVKPYRLTIRKRVFYLSFIILIIWCYALVTGMSPSVMRSATMFTIIGLAQMKSRSPSIFNAIALSAFLLLLFDPNLLYSVGFQLSYSALVGILLIQPLLVTLWLPSSKIVDYCWQITTVGVAAQVATFPLSALYFGIFPTYFMLSNLIAIPGAFLIMSVGVPYMLFSGIPGVADGLAWITEQLIRVLNTLISLIQLLPAAKLTVTWQLSTTWIYLIALVLILFLCYKPHKFAIAMLILLSVVLISVDIIESRRQPDPWIVHYSLNKGEVIDYFVGGKRYSWEQAADSELSFKVTPYRTQVGAQESFPLELLYRGNTPFLLIPDFGLVPKDSLMYLAMEQWQYDGARWQLIAGNESLGTKKGARKYLIATQPKIIHQ from the coding sequence ATGAAATTTGCTGAATATCCCTTTGTGCGATACTTGCCTTTTTTTGTTGGAGGAATCATCCTGTCTCCATCACTTTCTCCTAATACCCAAGGGTGGCTTGGTGAGATATTGCTCATTGCTTTTGGCTGTTTTTGTTTGCTCATATTTATTCACCGCGTAAAAGGCATCTATCACCACAAAGGTTTGACCCCCTTTCTTGCCTATGTGCAGTTAGTGCTTTTGGGCATGTGGATACAGTCCCAGAGGCATCAGCTACAAGAAAGACAGGTTTCTCTTCCAGTAGACGGGATTGTGGGATATACGGCCGTGGTCATCGACCATCAACAAACGAAACCTAACTCCAAACTTAACCGAGTTCGTGCCAAAGAAATTTATTATTTGGATACGATGATTCGCACGGATGTGGAAGTTTTACTATATCATCGAGTAGATACTTTATTGGTCCCAGGGAGTTTGGTTTGGATTTCTCAAGGTTTTGATCGGATAGAGGCACCACTCAATCCCCAAGAATTCGATTATCAACGCTTCATGTCGAGACAAGGAGTGCACTTTAGACAGTTTCTTTCTGATGAGCTTTTCATCATCGGTCATGTATCCGAACAACCGATCGAACGTTTTTTCCAAAACCTCAGATTTCGAATTCAACAAGCTTTTGAGGCCCACTTTGATAATCATCAAGCAAAGCAAATTGCCAACGCCTTGCTTTTGGGACAAAAGAAGGACTTGGATAAAGAAGTGTCTGATGCTTATGCCACTGCGGGGGCAATGCACATTTTGGCTGTCTCAGGTTTGCATGTAGGTATCATTTATGGTTTTTTCTTCCTATTGGTCAAACCTTACCGGTTAACTATAAGAAAGCGGGTATTCTACCTCTCTTTTATTATCTTGATCATTTGGTGCTACGCATTAGTGACCGGGATGTCCCCATCCGTGATGCGGTCAGCTACTATGTTTACCATTATCGGCTTAGCACAGATGAAATCCAGGAGTCCCTCTATTTTCAATGCAATAGCTTTGTCTGCCTTTCTACTGCTCTTATTTGATCCAAATTTATTGTATTCGGTTGGTTTCCAATTATCCTACAGTGCATTGGTGGGAATTTTATTGATTCAACCATTGCTTGTCACGCTATGGCTTCCATCTTCGAAAATAGTAGACTATTGTTGGCAAATTACCACTGTGGGGGTGGCTGCTCAGGTGGCTACTTTTCCACTTTCAGCTCTCTACTTTGGGATTTTCCCTACCTATTTTATGCTATCTAATTTGATAGCCATTCCTGGGGCTTTTTTGATTATGTCCGTGGGTGTACCCTATATGCTCTTTTCTGGAATTCCTGGCGTTGCTGATGGGTTGGCTTGGATTACGGAGCAACTAATACGGGTGTTGAATACCTTAATCTCACTTATACAGCTATTGCCTGCAGCAAAGCTCACGGTGACTTGGCAATTATCAACTACTTGGATTTACTTGATTGCTCTGGTTCTCATACTTTTTCTTTGTTATAAGCCCCATAAATTTGCTATTGCCATGTTGATTTTATTGAGTGTTGTTTTGATTAGCGTGGATATTATTGAAAGTAGAAGACAGCCTGATCCTTGGATTGTGCATTATTCCTTGAATAAGGGAGAAGTGATTGATTATTTTGTAGGAGGAAAGCGATACAGTTGGGAACAGGCCGCTGACTCCGAACTTAGCTTCAAAGTTACCCCTTATCGAACACAAGTAGGAGCTCAGGAATCTTTTCCTTTAGAACTATTATATCGTGGAAATACCCCTTTTTTGCTTATTCCTGACTTTGGTTTAGTTCCAAAGGATAGTCTGATGTATCTTGCAATGGAACAATGGCAATACGATGGAGCGCGATGGCAACTCATAGCAGGCAATGAGTCTTTAGGGACCAAAAAAGGAGCTAGAAAGTACCTGATTGCAACTCAGCCAAAGATAATTCATCAGTAA
- a CDS encoding enoyl-CoA hydratase/isomerase family protein, translated as MNQPILTHTHNRIGYITLNRADKRNALNSDMVFEMKKALTAMAEDKEVKVVVIKAEGTAFCAGADLGYLQQLQSNTYDENLEDSRNLKDLFYQIYTFPKVVIAQIQGHALAGGCGLATVCDFSFAVDHAKFGYTEVKIGFIPAIVKVFLLRKIGEGKAKQLLLDGDLISAQEAKDMGLINWVVAADDLEEKVTTYAYKLIHQNSGQSMRLTKEMIALVQEKSLEDGLDYAAQMNAHARATGDCQKGIASFLNKEKLSW; from the coding sequence ATGAACCAACCCATATTAACCCACACACACAATCGAATCGGGTACATCACCTTAAACCGGGCAGATAAGCGAAATGCTCTCAACTCCGATATGGTCTTTGAAATGAAAAAAGCATTGACTGCCATGGCAGAAGATAAAGAGGTCAAAGTAGTTGTCATCAAAGCGGAGGGGACTGCTTTTTGTGCAGGTGCTGATTTGGGTTATTTGCAACAGCTGCAATCCAATACTTATGATGAAAACTTGGAGGATAGCAGAAATTTAAAAGATCTTTTTTACCAAATCTATACCTTTCCAAAGGTAGTAATTGCACAAATTCAGGGGCATGCCTTGGCAGGTGGTTGTGGTTTGGCGACGGTTTGTGATTTCTCATTTGCCGTAGATCATGCTAAATTTGGCTATACAGAAGTTAAAATTGGGTTTATTCCTGCGATTGTCAAGGTTTTTTTGTTGAGAAAAATCGGAGAGGGGAAAGCCAAACAACTGCTTTTAGATGGCGACCTTATCAGTGCACAAGAGGCTAAAGATATGGGATTGATCAATTGGGTGGTAGCCGCGGATGATTTGGAAGAAAAGGTGACTACCTATGCCTATAAGCTAATTCATCAAAATTCCGGTCAATCCATGCGATTAACCAAGGAAATGATAGCTCTTGTGCAAGAGAAAAGTTTGGAGGATGGTCTGGACTATGCTGCTCAAATGAATGCGCATGCACGAGCCACAGGTGACTGTCAAAAAGGGATTGCTTCATTTTTGAATAAAGAAAAGTTAAGCTGGTAA